A window of Bacteroidales bacterium genomic DNA:
GGTGTCGTGTTTTGCATTATTTATTTTTTGCAAAATAGAATCAACCTTATTATTTTGTGAATAACAAAAAGATGAAATAACAAGAAAGAAAAATAAAACAACAAAACGATTCATATAATACAATAAAATTTATTGCAATTTAAAAAAAAAATAGAAACTCTGTTTCAACAATCTTAAATTTTCATGAAAATAATCTGTAAAATGACTAATACCCCATGTTGCTCCTCAAAAACCTCTCTGCAAGTTCAATGTTAATTCCTTTACGCTTTGCATAATCTTCAACCTGTTCTTTGCTAATTTTCCCGAGATTAAAATAACGTGCTTCAGGGTTTGCAAAATACAATCCGCTTACGGATGCTCCCGGATACATTGAAAAATTTTCCGTTAGGTTCATTCCGGCATTTTCTTCGGCTTTAAGTAAGTCAAATAACACTTTTTTTTCTGAATGCTCAGGGCAAGCAGGATAGCCTATTGCCGGACGAATTCCCTGATATTTTGATTTAAAAAGCTCAGTAACTGTTAAGTCTTCGTTTTCGGCAAAAGCCCAAAATTCAGTTCTTACTTTTTTATGCATAAGTTCTGCAAATGCTTCGGCAAAACGATCAGCCAAGGTTTTAAGCATTATTGCAGAATAATCATCATTTGCATCTTCAAATTCTTTTACTTTTTTCTCAATTCCCAAACCTGTTGTCAGTGCAAATGTGCCTATATAGTCCTGTTTATCTCTTGTTTTTGGTGCAATATAATCTGCTAAGCATAAGTTCGGTTTATTGTCTTGTTTTTCGGTTTGCTGTCTTAAAAATCGGAAAGTTGTAAGCTGTTTCCCTTGCTCGTTATAAACTTCAATATCGTCTTTAACAGAATTTGCGGGGAATAATCCGATAACAGCATTTGCGTGCAACCATTTTTTTGAGATAATTTTTTTCAGCATCATTTGTGCATCATCATACAGTTTTTTTGCTTCGCTTCCTTTTTTTGCATCTTCAAAAATTTGCGGAAATCTGCCTTTTATTTCCCAAGCATGAAAAAAGAAAGTCCAATCGAAAAATGGTAAAATTTCTTCAAGCGGAAAATGTTTTAAGGTCTTAATTCCGGAAAATTTAGGTTTAGGGCTTATAAAATTTGAAACAAACTTGTTTTTCCTTGCTTTTGATAAGGGGATTAAGGGTTTTAACTTTTTATTTGCGTGTTTTTTACGAATTTGCTCATATTCTTCATTCAAATTTTCGAGGAAAACATCTTTTTCCTGAATAAGTTCTCGGGTAATTCCCACGCTTTGCGAAGCATCAATCACATGAACGGCAGCACCTTTATATTCGGGTGCAATTTTCACGGCAGTATGAATTTTTGAAGTTGTTGCACCGCCTATGAGTAAAGGAATATTCATGTTTCGGTTTTGCATTTCTTTGGCAACACTTACCATTTCTTCCAAAGACGGTGTTATAAGCCCGCTTAAACCGAGTATGTCAACATTCTCTTTCTCAGCGACTTCAAGTATTTTGTCGGTCGGAACCATAACACCCAAATCTATTACTTCAAAATTGTTGCAAGCCAAAATAACTCCTGTTATATTTTTTCCTATGTCGTGAACATCGCCTTTTACGGTTGCCAATAAAATTTTTCCGGCGGAACTATTTGTTCCTTCTGCTTTTTCTGCTTCAATATACGGAAGTAAAATTGCAACAGCTTTTTTCATAACCCTTGCACTTTTAACAACTTGGGGTAAAAACATTTTTCCGTCGCCGAAAAGCTTTCCTACCCTGTTCATGCCTGCCATTAATGGTTTTTCAATAACATCAAGAGCTTGCGGATAATTTTTCCGAGCTTCTTCAACATCTTTATCAATAAATTCGGTTATTCCTCTTACCAAAGCATGGCTCAAACGTTCATCAACAGTTTTTTTTCGCCAATCTTCAATTTTATTCTCTTTTTTACCCGTATTTTTTACTGTTTCGGCATATTCAATAAGCTTTTCGGTTGCATTTTTGCTTCTGTTAAAAATAACATCTTCGGTAAGTTGTAATAAATCTTTAGGGATTTCATCATAAATTTGCAACATTCCGGCATTTACAATTCCCATGTCTAGACCGGCTTTTACGGCATGATATAAAAATACAGAGTGCATTGCTTCACGCACAACATTATTACCTCTGAAAGAAAATGACAGATTGCTTATTCCTCCGCTGACTTTTGCATAGGGCAAGTTTTTTTTAATCCACTTTACAGTATTTATAAA
This region includes:
- the metH gene encoding methionine synthase, encoding MKNSNKLYTALKNKVLVLDGAMGSLIQSYKLSEKDFRGKRFADYHLDLKGNNDLLSITQPQVIEEIHRKYLEVGADILETNTFNANLISMEDYDMHQYDLVYEMNLKSAQIARNLCDEFSEKNLEKFRFVAGSVGPTNKTASMSPDVENPGMRAVNFDDVVDCYIPQIRGLLDGGADIILIETIFDTLNAKAALFAVQNEAEKRNIKIPIMVSGTVTDKSGRTLSGQTVGAFISSLSHIDLLTIGLNCSTGAHDMLPHIVEMSEKSNFKISAHPNAGMPNQFGEYDETPDKMAIQIKQFLDSSYVNIIGGCCGTTPEHIREIVKIADKSQVHKVAEKKIKSKLSGLELLEISKENNFINIGERTNVAGSRRFARLIKEKKYEEALTIARQQVENGAQIIDVCMDDAMLDAEIEMVTFLSLLVSEPDIAKVPVMIDSSKHNVIIAGLKCLQGKAIVNSISLKEGEDVFINHAKEIRRYGAAVVVMAFDENGQAATFEEKTAICKRAYDILTQKVNCPPEDIIFDPNILTIATGIEEHNNYAVDFINTVKWIKKNLPYAKVSGGISNLSFSFRGNNVVREAMHSVFLYHAVKAGLDMGIVNAGMLQIYDEIPKDLLQLTEDVIFNRSKNATEKLIEYAETVKNTGKKENKIEDWRKKTVDERLSHALVRGITEFIDKDVEEARKNYPQALDVIEKPLMAGMNRVGKLFGDGKMFLPQVVKSARVMKKAVAILLPYIEAEKAEGTNSSAGKILLATVKGDVHDIGKNITGVILACNNFEVIDLGVMVPTDKILEVAEKENVDILGLSGLITPSLEEMVSVAKEMQNRNMNIPLLIGGATTSKIHTAVKIAPEYKGAAVHVIDASQSVGITRELIQEKDVFLENLNEEYEQIRKKHANKKLKPLIPLSKARKNKFVSNFISPKPKFSGIKTLKHFPLEEILPFFDWTFFFHAWEIKGRFPQIFEDAKKGSEAKKLYDDAQMMLKKIISKKWLHANAVIGLFPANSVKDDIEVYNEQGKQLTTFRFLRQQTEKQDNKPNLCLADYIAPKTRDKQDYIGTFALTTGLGIEKKVKEFEDANDDYSAIMLKTLADRFAEAFAELMHKKVRTEFWAFAENEDLTVTELFKSKYQGIRPAIGYPACPEHSEKKVLFDLLKAEENAGMNLTENFSMYPGASVSGLYFANPEARYFNLGKISKEQVEDYAKRKGINIELAERFLRSNMGY